From Musa acuminata AAA Group cultivar baxijiao chromosome BXJ3-8, Cavendish_Baxijiao_AAA, whole genome shotgun sequence, one genomic window encodes:
- the LOC103995711 gene encoding probable serine/threonine protein kinase IRE has product MESPRFRAIIRATSGRRKRSPTDVKSFSHELNSKGTTHQMPIRKLQGLSSPEEIVTVIRTKFKRLKEEVNAELGVFAGDLVDILENATVQHPDWRMPLEDLLVICQGCAEMSPDELWSKCEGIVQNLDEQRQELAMGTLKQAHTRILFILTRCTRLIQFQKEGGYGGNEHVLGLYQLSDLGFYSESGDGGLKISSSAKDMKERMIRKRFQEHMYLSQDFTGHCTDSTASRARISSWKKLPSSTEKNQKKDHDEKDEFPSKKVLDSLPPIGKPTLGAHGDTESLDTTELCSKILGSSTGQLSERKDSADYSGDQRIPAHVKPKMICRICDYEIPTIYAEGHFRACTVADKCDSKGLTIDERLERVAEILEKLLVSCTLKRSDISEIHHGVVKVGASCLTEGSEVPSQCQYHSSSPSDADIIYREFAGNLIANNLNEQPAMLGNSRSALSSGSMTPQSPLMTPRTGQLDLLLSGTKAFADHENFQQIESLLDIVHCIARIKTYNYNSLEKMCSYLEDLNAVIDTRKVDALVVETFGRRITKLLQEKFIHLCGQIDDGNKDVSDMMVDEEGSLRNGITSISGTNPLGAKFKDRTSIEDFEIIKPISRGAFGRVFLAKKRVTGDIFAIKVLKKADMIRKNAVKSILAERNILISTRNPFVVRFYYSFTCRENLYLVMEYINGGDLYSLLRNLGCLDEDMARTYVAEVVLALEYLHSMNVIHRDLKPDNLLIARDGHIKLTDFGLSKVGLINSTDDLTGPDVSGSVLLGNDEPLPVAQRALKREQRQKQSAVGTPDYLAPEILLGMPHGPTADWWSVGVILFELLVGIPPFNAEHPQKIFDNIMNRDIPWPQVPEEMSLEAYDLVDKLLIRNPVQRLGATGAGEVKSHPFFKSVNWDMLARQKAAFIPSTEGDDDTSYFASRLPWNAVDEQLYTESHEYDDMTDTDSMSCYSSAHSSDLDEDGDECGSMADFGPTLSVKYSFSNFSFKNLSQLASINYDLITKCSQDSGYASQP; this is encoded by the exons ATGGAGTCCCCGCGCTTCCGCGCCATCATCCGCGCAACGAGCGGCCGCCGGAAGCGTTCCCCCACCGACGTCAAGAGCTTCTCCCATGAGTTGAATTCCAAAGGAACCACCCACCAAATGCCCATCCGCAAACTTCAAGGTCTCAGCAGCCCGGAG GAAATAGTGACTGTGATTCGAACGAAATTTAAACGTTTGAAGGAAGAGGTTAACGCAGAGTTGGGTGTATTTGCGGGCGATTTGGTGGACATACTTGAAAATGCCACGGTTCAGCATCCTGACTGGCGGATGCCTTTGGAGGACCTCCTGGTGATATGTCAGGGGTGTGCGGAGATGTCACCAGATGAATTATGGTCTAAATGTGAGGGGATAGTCCAGAATCTGGATGAACAGCGCCAGGAACTGGCCATGGGCACGCTCAAGCAAGCACACACCCGGATTCTTTTCATCCTCACGAGATGCACTAGGCTGATTCAGTTCCAAAAAGAGGGGGGTTATGGGGGGAATGAACATGTTCTTGGCCTATACCAGCTCAGTGATCTGGGATTTTATTCTGAATCAGGAGATGGTGGCCTCAAGATCTCATCAAGTGCTAAAGATATGAAGGAAAGGATGATCAGGAAGAGGTTCCAAGAACATATGTATCTTAGCCAAGATTTTACTGGTCACTGCACAGATTCAACTGCCAGTAGAGCTAGGATTTCATCCTGGAAGAAGCTTCCATCATCAACTGAAAAGAATCAGAAGAAGGACCATGATGAAAAGGATGAATTCCCCTCAAAGAAGGTTTTAGATTCATTGCCACCAATTGGTAAACCTACATTGGGTGCTCATGGTGATACTGAAAGCCTCGACACAACTGAGCTTTGTTCTAAAATCCTAGGAAGTTCAACGGGGCAGCTGTCTGAGAGGAAAGATTCTGCTGATTATTCTGGAGATCAACGAATTCCAGCTCATGTGAAGCCAAAAATGATATGTAGGATATGTGATTATGAGATACCAACTATATATGCTGAGGGCCATTTTAGAGCATGCACTGTCGCCGATAAATGTGATTCAAAAGGTTTAACTATCGATGAGCGGTTGGAGAGAGTCGCCGAAATACTTGAGAAGTTATTGGTCTCCTGCACGCTAAAGAGATCAGATATTTCAGAAATCCACCATGGGGTTGTTAAAGTTGGTGCTTCATGTTTAACTGAAGGGTCAGAAGTCCCATCTCAGTGTCAGTATCATTCATCCTCTCCATCTGATGCAGATATCATATATAGAGAATTTGCTGGTAACCTAATTGCAAATAATTTGAATGAACAACCTGCAATGTTGGGCAATTCACGTAGTGCTTTATCATCAGGAAGTATGACCCCACAATCACCACTAATGACACCACGAACTGGCCAGCTTGATTTGTTATTGTCTGGAACCAAAGCATTCGCTGATCATGAAAACTTTCAGCAG ATAGAAAGCCTTCTAGATATAGTGCACTGCATTGCAAGAATAAAAACTTACAATTACAACTCGCTCGAGAAAATGTGCTCCTATCTAGAAGACTTAAATGCTGTTATTGATACTAGAAAAGTTGATGCCCTTGTCGTTGAGACATTTGGAAGACGGATCACAAAACTGCTACA GGAGAAGTTCATTCATCTATGTGGACAGATAGATGATGGGAATAAAGATGTCTCCGATATGATGGTAGATGAAGAAGGTTCGTTAAGAAATGGTATAACCAGTATCTCTGGAACAAACCCCTTGGGTGCAAAGTTTAAGGACCGAACATCTATTGAGGATTTtgaaattataaaaccaataagtcGGGGGGCATTTGGACGGGTTTTCCTTGCAAAGAAAAGAGTCACAGGTGACATTTTTGCAATTAAG GTTCTAAAAAAGGCTGATATGATACGCAAGAATGCAGTCAAAAGTATTTTAGCTGAACGTAACATCTTGATATCAACTCGGAATCCCTTTGTG GTGCGCTTCTATTATTCCTTCACATGTAGGGAAAATCTTTATCTGGTTATGGAGTATATTAATGGGGGGGATTTGTACTCTTTGCTAAGAAATTTGGGTTGTTTGGATGAAGACATGGCACGTACATATGTAGCTGAAGTA GTTCTTGCATTGGAATACTTGCATTCTATGAATGTAATTCATCGAGATCTTAAGCCAGATAACTTGTTGATTGCTCGGGATGGTCACATCAAG TTGACTGATTTTGGGCTTTCTAAGGTTGGTCTTATCAACAGCACTGATGATTTAACAGGTCCAGATGTCAGTGGTTCTGTTCTATTGGGTAATGATGAACCACTTCCAGTAGCACAACGAGCACTAAAACGAGAACAAAGGCAGAAACAGTCAGCTGTTGGAACTCCTGATTATTTGGCACCAGAGATACTTCTGGGAATGCCACATG GTCCAACTGCAGATTGGTGGTCAGTGGGGGTTATTCTTTTTGAACTTCTGGTAGGAATCCCCCCATTCAATGCAGAGCATCCACAG AaaatttttgataatattatgaATCGGGATATACCCTGGCCACAAGTGCCAGAAGAGATGAGCTTGGAGGCTTATGATTTGGTTGACAA ATTGCTAATTAGGAACCCAGTCCAAAGACTTGGAGCAACTGGGGCTGGTGAG GTGAAATCTCATCCTTTCTTCAAAAGCGTCAACTGGGATATGCTTGCTAGGCAGAAG GCAGCATTCATTCCATCAACCGAAGGTGATGATGACACAAGCTATTTTGCCAGCCGACTTCCATGGAATGCAGTCGATGAACAACTTTATACGGAGTCTCATGAATATGATGATATGACTGATACAGACAGTATGAGCTGCTACAGTAGTGCTCACAGCTCTGACCTGGATGAAGAT GGAGATGAATGTGGCAGTATGGCAGACTTCGGGCCCACGCTCTCGGTGAAGTATTCCTTcagtaatttttcttttaag AACTTGTCGCAACTGGCTTCCATCAACTATGATCTTATAACAAAATGTAGCCAAGATTCAGGATACGCTTCTCAACCTTGA
- the LOC103996429 gene encoding TPR repeat-containing protein ZIP4 — MKISELSPDLRPSPGDPQPTLRLLLDDIESSVKEIESLDPDDRSFSPSSLAGRLRRSISRLSLPASAPLPEPAKLHLWKLSYRLWNACIDLSNAAELLPADVPHRKAELAELRHVAADILFVAGVPMGIPSAGFKSASFFHKTGLLWHELGRFDLAAGCFERATELASTAQVDGTPQIGGEEERRLLLDLNLARARTAWEVADRNLAIALLNRSKNLIFGSPLGFRDLAEQYLQFGKLDLSKKSSEGGSDASKLLTEALDLCEKGIASARSRGGGGGDNLGLEGLKGRCLRFLAAERLQAEDYEGVLKCVKALRAGVAVTPGTEHPSVGYVAMKAWLGAGRLREAEMELMGMMANKEVPEAACVSAAEAYLSAAGPDAARAVLLGLAGRCHSSAAATLRVVRRVADGGGGGRARVVAELTADERVVELFQGSAAAKERSAMHALLWNCGAEHFRSKDYELSSEMFEKSMLYVPRDEEHRSRRSNCFRVLSLCHLALAQLDRAQEFIEQAEKLEPNIKCAFLKFKIHLQNKDEKEAINQMRAMLDCIDFNPEFLTLCTHEAISCQILPVAIASLSVLLNLYSPGKKLPMPEVAVLRNLISLLHRIPNSEPEILKYTKYARARMVDLGVECFFGKGAVGRRELNWFAGISWNMGQKSGKEKNYESCAKFFELASEFYSALGDEDGGNQAISCKSLIISVGAMLNAEEHKKAPMPDSDVKKAMEMLKRAGKILPLISSASAQESRDHQAENSDLFFLHTYSTYQLTDRLDDARPQQLELVKSFAASKACTAHHLLQLGLAACRGEQHNPEVAEFALNASLSVLLASPSPDYNLVSIVIRRLACLAASRGNDGGNNDAAYDVYRQAYQIVLGLKEGEYPVEEGKWLAMTAWNKSGLAVRLRQVATARKWMKMGLDLARHLKGMDKYVGGMEECVANLEKLCNRSGEEGVGNSRS, encoded by the exons ATGAAGATCTCGGAGCTCTCGCCGGACCTCCGCCCCTCTCCCGGCGACCCCCAGCCCACCCTCCGCCTCCTCCTGGACGACATCGAGTCCTCCGTCAAGGAAATCGAATCCCTCGACCCCGATGACCGCTCCTTCTCCCCGTCGAGCCTCGCCGGCCGCCTCCGCCGCTCCATCTCCCGCCTGAGCCTCCCCGCCTCGGCTCCCCTCCCAGAGCCCGCCAAGCTCCACCTATGGAAGCTGAGCTACCGCCTCTGGAACGCCTGCATCGACCTCTCCAACGCCGCCGAGCTCCTCCCCGCCGACGTCCCCCATCGGAAGGCCGAACTAGCCGAGCTCCGCCATGTCGCCGCCGACATCCTCTTCGTCGCTGGGGTCCCCATGGGAATCCCGTCCGCGGGCTTCAAATCCGCCTCCTTCTTCCACAAGACCGGTCTCCTCTGGCACGAGCTCGGCCGGTTTGATCTCGCCGCCGGGTGCTTCGAGCGCGCCACCGAGCTGGCCTCCACGGCCCAGGTCGACGGTACCCCGCAGATCGGCGGCGAGGAGGAGAGGAGACTCCTCCTCGACCTCAACCTCGCCAGAGCACGTACGGCGTGGGAGGTCGCCGATCGGAATCTCGCGATCGCTCTCTTGAATCGGTCCAAGAATCTAATCTTCGGATCACCATTAGGGTTTCGAGACCTGGCGGAGCAGTACCTTCAGTTCGGGAAGCTCGATCTCTCCAAGAAATCCTCGGAGGGGGGATCGGACGCGTCGAAGCTTCTGACCGAGGCGTTGGATCTGTGCGAGAAGGGGATCGCCTCCGCACGAAgccgcggcggcggtggaggcgaTAACCTAGGATTGGAGGGCTTGAAGGGACGGTGTCTCCGGTTTCTGGCTGCAGAGCGGCTGCAGGCGGAGGACTACGAGGGGGTGCTGAAGTGCGTCAAGGCTTTGAGGGCCGGTGTGGCGGTAACGCCAGGCACGGAACACCCGAGCGTAGGGTACGTGGCGATGAAGGCGTGGCTGGGGGCGGGGAGGTTGCGGGAGGCGGAGATGGAGCTGATGGGAATGATGGCGAACAAGGAGGTTCCAGAGGCCGCGTGCGTCTCGGCTGCGGAGGCATACCTGTCGGCGGCAGGACCAGATGCGGCAAGAGCGGTGCTCCTGGGCCTGGCGGGGCGGTGCCATTCCAGCGCCGCGGCGACGCTAAGGGTGGTGCGAAGGGTGGCCGACGGTGGTGGCGGAGGGAGGGCGAGGGTGGTGGCGGAGCTCACAGCAGATGAGAGGGTGGTGGAGCTCTTCCAGGGTTCTGCAGCAGCAAAGGAACGGAGCGCAATGCACGCGCTCCTCTGGAACTG CGGAGCTGAGCATTTTAGATCCAAGGATTACGAATTAAGCTCCGAGATGTTCGAAAAATCGATGCTTTACGTACCTCGTGACGAGGAGCACCGATCTCGTCGATCAAACTGCTTCAGAGTACTTTCTCTCTGTCATCTCGCCCTTGCACAGCTTGATCGAGCCCAAGAGTTCATCGAACAAGCCGAAAAG CTTGAACCTAACATCAAGTGTGCTTTTCTGAAG TTCAAGATCCATCTCCAGAATAAGGATGAGAAGGAAGCAATCAATCAGATGCGAGCCATGCTGGATTGCATCGACTTCAACCCGGAATTCCTCACCCTCTGCACCCACGAGGCCATCTCTTGCCAGATCCTCCCTGTTGCCATTGCTTCATTGTCTGTCCTCCTCAACCTCTACTCCCCTGGCAAGAAACTGCCGATGCCTGAAGTTGCAGTGCTTCGAAATCTTATCAGCCTGCTCCATCGAATCCCAAACAGCGAGCCGGAGATCCTCAAATACACCAAGTACGCTCGGGCCAGAATGGTCGACCTTGGAGTGGAGTGTTTCTTTGGCAAGGGCGCCGTTGGTCGGCGTGAGCTGAATTGGTTTGCAGGGATTTCCTGGAACATGGGGCAAAAGTCCGGAAAGGAGAAGAATTATGAATCCTGTGCCAAGTTCTTCGAGTTGGCGTCGGAGTTCTACAGCGCACTTGGTGATGAGGATGGTGGAAACCAAGCCATATCTTGCAAGTCCTTAATCATCAGTGTAGGTGCCATGCTCAACGCCGAGGAGCACAAGAAGGCTCCTATGCCTGATAGTGATGTGAAGAAGGCCATGGAAATGCTTAAGAGAGCTGGAAAG ATATTACCCCTGATCTCATCAGCCTCAGCTCAAGAGTCCAGAGATCATCAAGCAGAGAACTCggacctcttcttcctccacacTTACAGCACATATCAACTCACCGACAGACTCGACGATGCCCGGCCGCAGCAGCTAGAACTGGTGAAGAGCTTCGCTGCTTCTAAAGCGTGCACCGCGCATCACCTTCTCCAGCTAGGCCTTGCCGCCTGTCGGGGCGAGCAGCACAACCCAGAAGTCGCTGAATTCGCGCTCAACGCTTCCCTCTCCGTCCTCCTTGCATCGCCTTCTCCAGATTACAATCTGGTCAGCATCGTCATCCGGAGGCTGGCCTGCCTTGCTGCATCCAGAGGCAACGACGGCGGCAACAATGACGCAGCCTATGACGTCTACAGGCAAGCCTATCAGATAGTTCTCGGGCTCAAGGAAGGCGAGTATCCCGTCGAAGAGGGGAAGTGGCTCGCAATGACGGCATGGAACAAGTCAGGGCTCGCCGTCCGCCTGCGACAGGTCGCCACCGCAAGGAAATGGATGAAAATGGGGTTGGACCTGGCGCGGCACTTGAAGGGCATGGACAAGTACGTCGGTGGCATGGAAGAGTGCGTTGCTAACCTTGAGAAGCTCTGTAATCGAAGTGGTGAGGAGGGAGTTGGGAATAGCAGATCTTGA
- the LOC135644299 gene encoding uncharacterized protein LOC135644299, producing the protein MSLPFGEQPPPAYAEPSGSQSGGGSIGPVIGVVLGVVALAVVAGLVGRLCSGLSILGYGHYDLHGWIERKCAACVDGRPEAPPPPQPSTNVAPAAAVTVEEAKRKREIPEEVA; encoded by the coding sequence ATGTCGCTTCCGTTCGGTGAGCAGCCGCCGCCGGCGTACGCGGAGCCCTCGGGATCGCAAAGCGGGGGCGGCTCGATCGGGCCGGTGATCGGGGTGGTGTTGGGGGTGGTGGCGCTGGCGGTGGTGGCCGGGCTGGTGGGGCGGCTCTGCTCCGGCCTCTCGATACTCGGGTACGGGCACTACGACCTCCACGGGTGGATCGAGCGGAAGTGCGCCGCCTGCGTGGACGGGAGGCCGGAAGCGCCGCCGCCGCCTCAGCCGAGCACCAACGTCGCTCCGGCTGCGGCGGTGACGGTGGAGGAGGCGAAGCGGAAGAGGGAGATACCGGAGGAGGTTGCATGA